A window of Octopus sinensis unplaced genomic scaffold, ASM634580v1 Contig09277, whole genome shotgun sequence contains these coding sequences:
- the LOC115228057 gene encoding LOW QUALITY PROTEIN: probable ATP-dependent RNA helicase DDX23 (The sequence of the model RefSeq protein was modified relative to this genomic sequence to represent the inferred CDS: deleted 3 bases in 2 codons) — translation MDQIPLKEPNDLEDGEVCEDENTQKTQTSKFYNDLVAKRRTNVELDQERKRVKKQEEREKRATWDERHWSEKKLTEMTARDWRILKEDFNIVTKGGRIPHPLRNWEEADFPSAIRNIISDLGYKAPTAIQRQTIPIGVDNRDVIGIAETGSGKTLAFLVPLLIWESDNEKGPYALILAPTRELAQQIEEETLRFGTPLGIKVVSLIGGLSRDSQGVQLRKGCEVVIATPGRMLDVLKSRYLVLERCTYIVMDEADRMIDMGFEPDVTEILNCMPKNNLKPEGECLDTTGRFSFHNKNKYRRFGVVIFQTSMFTATMSPAIERIAQKYLRQPAVVYIGSIGKPTERVEQIVFMLSEKKKQYWLCTFRGINCCIFYELILSPRSLFLSTKRRVLTFSARDLKKWGFVWLSIGKYSAITLHGGKGQEQRDHALNCIKAGNKEILVATDVAGRGIDVKDVSMVINYDMAKSIEQNVVMLCIDYIHRIGRTGRAGKSGKAVTFLTQEDNEVFYDLKELILESKVSTCPLELLNHPDAQVKPGTFVQKRRRDEKLYIA, via the exons ATGGATCAAATACCTTTAAAGGAACCCAATGACCTCGAAGACGGAGAAGTATGTGAGGACGAAAAC ACCCAAAAAACCCAAACGTCCAAATTCTATAACGATTTGGTGGCCAAACGGCGGACAAATGTGGAACTTGATCAGGAAAGAAAACGTGTAAAGAAGCAGGAAGAACGAGAGAAACGAGCTACATGGGACGAGAGGCATTGGAGTGAGAAGAAGCTGACTGAAATGACTGCACGTGACTGGAGGATCCTCAAGGAAGACTTCAACATTGTCACCAAAGGAGGACGAATTCCCCACCCTCTGCGGAATTGGGAGGAGGCTGATTTTCCGTCGGCGATTAGAAATATAATCAGTGATTTGGGCTATAAGGCCCCCACGGCAATTCAGAGACAGACGATTCCAATTGGGGTGGACAATCGAGACGTTATTGGCATTGCGGAGACGGGAAGTGGAAAGACATTGGCATTTTTAGTGCCTTTGCTTATTTG GGAATCTGATAACGAGAAGGGGCCATATGCTCTAATTCTGGCCCCGACGAGAGAATTGGCCCAGCAAATAGAAGAAGAGACATTGAGATTTGGGACTCCATTGGGAATAAAAGTGGTGTCCCTCATTGGAGGGCTCAGTCGTGACTCGCAGGGAGTCCAGCTTAGGAAGGGCTGTGAAGTAGTCATTGCCACGCCCGGGCGAATGCTGGATGTTTTGAAGAGTCGTTATTTGGTGTTGGAGAGATGTACGTACATTGTGATGGACGAGGCTGACCGGATGATAGACATGGGGTTTGAGCCGGATGTGACTGAGATTTTGAATTGTATGCCAAAGAACAACTTGAAGCCGGAAGGGGAGTGTCTGGACACAACTGGACGCTTCTCGTttcacaataaaaacaaatataga aGGTTTGGTGTTGTGATATTCCAGACTTCCATGTTTACTGCCACAATGTCCCCGGCCATTGAGAGGATAGCACAGAAATATCTCCGACAGCCGGCGGTGGTGTATATTGGGAGTATTGGGAAGCCAACGGAACGAGTGGAACAGATTGTGTTTATGCTGAGTGAGAAGAAGAAACAGTATTGGTTGTGTACATTCCGAGGGATAAACTGCTGTATATTTTACGAACTGATTTTGTCGCCCCGATCATTATTTTTGTCAACCAAAAGAAGGGTGCTGACATTCTCTGCAAGGGACTTGAAAAAATGGGGGTTTGTCTGGTTGAGTATTGGCAAGTATAGTGCCATCACTCTCCACGGAGGCAAAGGGCAGGAACAGAGAGATCACGCACTCAATTGCATCAAGGCGGGGAATAAGGAGATCCTTGTGGCGACGGATGTGGCCGGCCGAGGAATCGACGTGAAGGATGTCTCCATGGTCATTAACTATGACATGGCCAAGTCCATAGAA CAGAACGTGGTTATGTTATGTATAGACTACATCCACCGCATTGGAAGGACTGGAAGGGCCGGCAAATCAGGAAAGGCAGTCACATTTCTTACGCAGGAGGATAATGAAGTTTTCTACGATCTCAAAGAATTGATTTTGGAGAGCAAAGTGTCGACCTGTCCTCTCGAATTGTTGAACCACCCGGACGCCCAAGTCAAGCCGGGCACATTTGTCCAGAAACGTCGTCGTGATGAAAAGCTTTACATTGCATAA